The following coding sequences lie in one Niabella agricola genomic window:
- a CDS encoding NAD-dependent epimerase/dehydratase family protein — translation MTKEKILVIGASGQIGVELTLALREIYGNNNVVASDLREENPLLKGSGPYVSLDVMNKEMLHVQVIRQNITQIYLLAAILSATGEKNPGLAWHLNMQGLLNVLDIAREEHISKVYWPSSIAVFGPTSPKQNCPQQTIIEPTTVYGISKYAGEFWCNYYNMKYGVDVRSIRYPGLISYKSAPGGGTTDYAVEIFHEALEEKKYTSFLTEDTYLPMMYMPDAIRATIELMEAPADRISIRTSYNVAGISFSPKEIGAEIKKHIPEFEMTYAPDYRQEIANSWPQSIDDTVARNDWGWKHEYSLATMTEDMLKNLPEAEAFKG, via the coding sequence ATGACAAAAGAAAAGATCCTGGTGATTGGCGCCTCCGGTCAGATCGGTGTGGAACTGACCCTGGCTTTAAGGGAAATTTACGGAAACAATAATGTGGTGGCTTCGGATCTGAGAGAGGAAAATCCGCTGCTGAAAGGTTCCGGTCCTTACGTTAGCCTGGATGTGATGAATAAGGAAATGCTGCATGTGCAGGTGATCCGGCAGAATATTACACAAATCTATCTCCTGGCAGCCATTTTATCCGCCACCGGCGAAAAGAACCCCGGACTGGCCTGGCACCTGAATATGCAGGGGCTGTTAAACGTGCTGGATATTGCCCGCGAAGAGCATATCAGTAAAGTATACTGGCCCTCATCGATTGCCGTATTTGGTCCTACATCACCCAAGCAAAACTGTCCGCAGCAAACCATTATTGAGCCCACAACGGTTTATGGTATCAGCAAATATGCCGGCGAGTTCTGGTGTAATTATTACAATATGAAATACGGGGTGGATGTGCGAAGCATCCGGTATCCCGGTCTGATCTCTTATAAATCGGCCCCGGGAGGTGGCACTACCGATTACGCCGTTGAAATTTTTCATGAAGCACTGGAGGAAAAAAAATATACCAGCTTCTTAACTGAAGATACTTACCTGCCGATGATGTATATGCCGGACGCGATCCGGGCAACCATCGAATTGATGGAGGCACCGGCCGACCGGATTTCTATCCGTACTTCCTACAATGTAGCCGGTATCAGCTTTTCTCCAAAAGAGATTGGCGCAGAAATCAAAAAGCATATCCCGGAGTTTGAAATGACCTATGCACCCGATTACCGCCAGGAAATAGCCAACAGCTGGCCCCAAAGCATCGATGATACCGTTGCCCGCAACGACTGGGGATGGAAACATGAATACAGTCTGGCCACCATGACGGAAGATATGCTGAAAAACCTGCCGGAAGCGGAAGCGTTTAAAGGATGA
- a CDS encoding SusD/RagB family nutrient-binding outer membrane lipoprotein: protein MRLKLLTPVLLSVVVWSCSKFDTLNTDPTKPSTASPAQLLLFAEKKATDILYNTITNNRVGMHYAQYWCGTDNKADSRYSSSDGGSTNLWTLYSVALPALKEIEKVNQEPAEPAAAQNQNAIAGILQVWIYHMLTDAFGNIPYTQAVSEAPLPAYDDAASIYTDLLAKLKHFEAQLNTAAPSFTSGDVLYNGDVSKWKKLANSLVLRIAMRMSAAKPAEAKTAIEAAIQRGVMLTNADNALFPYTKNAADAFPFNNLDRDPVQFVVSKTLIDYLVELKDPRLPLFARTVNGVYKGSPYGSGENNASDALVYSLPSSKVYAPDFPGILFTAAEAQFLLAEAAARGLQTGGNAPTFYENGIRLNMEFWGVPAGETATYIRSVPYSASNWKNCIGTQKWIAFYMQGMQAWHERVRLNFTKTNGNPLFIAPVAGSLDPTVKMVPNRITYPTGEDNTNKANKEAAAKAIGGDTKGTRLWWQQ from the coding sequence ATGCGTTTAAAGTTATTGACTCCCGTGCTTCTTTCCGTGGTTGTTTGGTCCTGCAGCAAGTTTGACACATTGAATACGGATCCTACCAAACCTTCCACCGCCTCACCCGCCCAATTGCTGCTGTTTGCCGAAAAGAAAGCTACAGACATCCTGTACAATACCATCACCAATAACCGGGTAGGTATGCATTATGCTCAGTACTGGTGTGGTACCGACAACAAGGCCGACAGCCGGTACAGTTCATCCGATGGTGGATCTACCAATTTATGGACCCTCTATTCAGTGGCCCTTCCGGCATTAAAAGAAATTGAGAAGGTCAACCAGGAACCCGCTGAACCGGCCGCGGCTCAAAATCAAAATGCCATTGCCGGCATCCTGCAGGTATGGATCTATCATATGCTTACAGATGCTTTTGGAAATATTCCCTACACACAGGCGGTTTCGGAAGCGCCCCTTCCCGCATATGATGATGCTGCTAGCATCTATACGGATCTGCTGGCCAAACTGAAGCACTTTGAAGCCCAGCTTAATACAGCAGCACCTTCATTTACATCCGGTGATGTGCTGTACAACGGCGATGTGTCCAAATGGAAAAAACTTGCGAATTCTCTGGTCCTTCGCATCGCCATGCGTATGAGCGCGGCAAAGCCGGCCGAGGCTAAAACCGCTATCGAAGCGGCCATACAGCGCGGCGTGATGCTTACGAATGCAGACAATGCCCTGTTTCCTTATACAAAGAATGCTGCCGATGCGTTTCCGTTTAATAATCTCGACCGCGACCCGGTACAGTTTGTAGTCAGCAAAACACTGATCGACTACCTGGTGGAACTAAAGGACCCCCGGCTGCCGCTTTTCGCAAGAACCGTAAACGGTGTGTATAAAGGATCGCCCTACGGTTCGGGCGAAAACAACGCATCAGACGCACTGGTGTATTCCCTGCCCTCATCGAAAGTGTACGCGCCAGATTTTCCCGGCATCCTTTTTACAGCTGCAGAGGCTCAGTTCCTCCTGGCAGAAGCAGCCGCACGGGGCCTGCAAACCGGGGGCAATGCACCAACCTTTTATGAGAACGGCATCCGCCTGAATATGGAGTTCTGGGGCGTGCCGGCAGGTGAAACCGCCACCTATATCCGCTCCGTTCCCTACAGCGCCTCCAACTGGAAAAACTGCATCGGCACGCAAAAATGGATCGCTTTTTATATGCAGGGCATGCAAGCCTGGCATGAGCGCGTTCGGTTGAACTTTACAAAAACCAACGGGAATCCCTTGTTTATAGCACCCGTAGCGGGTTCACTGGATCCTACCGTCAAAATGGTTCCCAACCGGATCACCTATCCTACCGGGGAAGACAATACCAATAAGGCCAACAAGGAGGCTGCCGCAAAAGCCATCGGCGGCGATACCAAGGGCACCCGACTCTGGTGGCAGCAATGA
- a CDS encoding SusC/RagA family TonB-linked outer membrane protein — protein sequence MFCKPVWLFITFILVNTTVHLQAQTVSGIHGKIIGRSGLGLPNTMLRLIASGDSVQSDADGRFSIKAKKGDSLRIENALFPQPYTIAVPGYDSVLIRIEGSRIQAGRWSSQSGSLKDTITEVTTAAADTIPVTGTAAAGDTVFIKGRVTNTSGQPLANASITYPDGKIYTAGEDGSFSIPYRQGVKVVFSNVGNPDLQVTLTDPGKPLSVRLGGKRSSEELEQVTVTAMGISKKSRSVGYAVSEVKGSEIQTAKEMNFVNSLSGRVAGVNITTNSGSMGGSSKVNIRGPKSIQGDNNALFIVDGIPFSNLNTNSYSQQIGGGGFDYGNPVQDVNPDDIDQISVLKGAAATALYGSRGQNGVVLITTKKSDHKKFGVNYSLNIQSDRVYILPNYQNQYGGGSKGSFDTLFYNKNPEQFLNSSAPAYQDPVQGGYDLYPEFSVDESWGPALDGRPVRHYWSFDKAKGNPDFGRTAPWAPQPDNVRDFFKPGLTITNSISMGGSNDRGSIRISLADTRQRFVLPNSKLSRTNAGINGTYKISEKLIANAGVRYAYTEAKGRPGTGFTGQNMMLLFSEYGQRQWDMERMKHYKYADGSQITWNRRSFSDPSVAFANNPYWTRYEEYESDRRSRVFGSIGLDYKALDWLTFSTKVFMDAFNTLQEERTAKGYQPGSYLRNTIDFREMNYLATANAKKDLGTRLNLDVTVGGNIMRQETKLFTGATQSGLAAAGVYTLSNSVGPIITSDAYPRKQINSLFGTATIGYNNSIFLELTGRNDWSSALLSGSRPRPYFYPSASASFIFSDWIRNAPWLNFGKFRAGVAQVGNDTDPYALFTVYQAPVQFNGQSMIGVDPTKRNPNLLPEKSTEAEAGIELKMLNNRLGVDFTYYDRTTRNQILSIPVSPTTGFGYSIINLGKINNKGIELRVEGTPLQTKGGFTWNIAVNFSKNKNKVLDLAQNGTEITDRVVIGAERRLTPAVSLVAVKGQPLGMLYGFDYAYDNQGRKIIDSAGTYRLTGSSVPLGSVYPDFVGGVSNSFSYKNVSLRALIDFSKGGRFFSYTNMYGKYSGLLEETVENGIREKGIDVSGVLQNEDGSFTPYTVNVPAKDYFQNNFGRNNNVHSANVYDASYIYLREVTLGYKLPDRWAEKINSSNITLSLYGRNLWLIKSNAPNVDPSNIANGSGNIQGLEGGALPSVRSFGLNLNIGF from the coding sequence ATGTTTTGCAAACCTGTATGGCTATTCATCACCTTCATTTTAGTAAACACAACGGTTCATTTGCAGGCACAAACAGTTTCCGGCATCCATGGCAAGATCATTGGCCGGTCGGGACTGGGCCTTCCAAACACAATGCTCAGGCTCATTGCTTCCGGGGATTCCGTACAATCAGATGCCGATGGACGGTTTTCAATAAAGGCCAAAAAGGGTGATTCTTTGCGGATTGAAAACGCCCTGTTTCCGCAGCCCTATACCATTGCCGTTCCAGGTTACGACAGCGTACTGATCCGCATTGAAGGTTCCCGGATCCAGGCGGGACGATGGAGCAGCCAGTCCGGGAGCCTGAAGGATACGATCACTGAAGTAACCACTGCTGCGGCAGATACTATTCCCGTAACAGGCACCGCAGCGGCAGGTGATACCGTATTTATAAAAGGACGGGTAACCAACACCAGCGGTCAGCCCCTTGCCAATGCCAGTATCACCTACCCCGATGGAAAAATCTATACCGCCGGCGAAGACGGCAGTTTTTCCATCCCCTACCGGCAAGGCGTTAAAGTGGTGTTCTCCAATGTAGGTAATCCCGACCTTCAAGTAACGTTAACCGACCCCGGAAAACCGCTGTCCGTGCGTTTGGGCGGCAAAAGATCTTCAGAAGAACTGGAACAGGTAACGGTAACGGCCATGGGCATCTCCAAAAAAAGCCGGTCGGTGGGCTATGCGGTCTCAGAGGTGAAAGGTTCTGAAATCCAGACGGCCAAGGAAATGAATTTTGTGAACAGTCTTTCCGGGCGGGTGGCCGGTGTTAACATTACCACCAACAGTGGCTCCATGGGCGGCTCCAGCAAGGTGAATATCCGGGGGCCCAAATCCATACAGGGCGATAACAATGCTTTATTTATTGTAGACGGCATTCCTTTCAGCAACCTCAATACCAACTCCTACAGCCAGCAGATCGGGGGCGGCGGCTTCGACTACGGGAACCCGGTACAGGACGTAAACCCCGACGATATCGACCAGATATCGGTATTAAAAGGCGCTGCTGCAACAGCATTGTATGGCAGCCGTGGTCAGAATGGTGTAGTACTGATCACCACTAAAAAAAGCGATCATAAAAAATTTGGTGTCAACTACAGCCTGAATATTCAAAGCGACCGCGTTTATATATTACCCAACTATCAGAACCAGTATGGCGGCGGAAGCAAGGGCAGTTTTGATACCCTGTTCTATAACAAGAACCCGGAACAATTCTTAAACAGCTCAGCCCCTGCCTACCAGGATCCGGTACAGGGCGGGTACGACCTTTACCCGGAATTTTCGGTGGATGAATCCTGGGGGCCGGCACTGGACGGCCGCCCGGTACGGCATTACTGGTCGTTTGATAAAGCGAAAGGCAACCCTGATTTTGGTCGCACCGCTCCCTGGGCGCCACAGCCGGATAATGTCCGTGATTTTTTTAAACCCGGTCTTACCATCACCAACAGCATCAGCATGGGCGGTAGTAACGACCGGGGCTCCATCCGCATTTCGCTGGCAGATACCCGTCAGCGGTTTGTGCTACCCAATTCGAAGCTGTCGCGCACCAATGCCGGCATCAACGGAACCTATAAGATATCCGAAAAGTTAATCGCAAATGCGGGCGTCCGCTATGCTTATACAGAGGCTAAAGGCCGTCCCGGAACCGGTTTCACGGGTCAGAACATGATGCTGCTGTTCAGCGAATACGGGCAGCGGCAATGGGATATGGAACGCATGAAGCATTATAAATATGCCGACGGCAGCCAGATTACCTGGAACCGGCGGTCTTTCAGTGATCCCTCGGTTGCCTTTGCCAATAACCCTTACTGGACCCGGTACGAGGAATACGAAAGCGATCGCCGGAGCCGGGTATTTGGTTCCATCGGGCTGGATTATAAAGCACTCGACTGGCTTACGTTCAGCACCAAGGTTTTTATGGATGCTTTTAACACACTCCAGGAAGAGCGTACAGCAAAGGGCTACCAGCCGGGGTCTTATCTCCGCAATACCATTGATTTCCGGGAGATGAATTACCTCGCCACGGCAAATGCCAAAAAAGACCTGGGCACCAGGCTGAACCTGGATGTAACCGTAGGCGGCAATATTATGCGGCAGGAGACCAAGCTCTTTACCGGGGCCACCCAATCCGGGCTTGCAGCTGCCGGCGTGTATACCCTGTCCAATAGCGTAGGTCCCATTATTACTTCAGATGCCTATCCGCGCAAGCAGATCAATTCCCTGTTTGGAACAGCCACCATCGGGTATAATAACAGCATCTTCCTGGAATTAACCGGGCGCAATGACTGGTCTTCGGCCTTACTCTCCGGTTCCCGCCCGCGCCCGTACTTTTATCCTTCAGCTTCGGCATCCTTTATTTTTTCAGACTGGATCCGGAATGCACCATGGCTGAACTTTGGTAAGTTCCGGGCCGGGGTTGCCCAGGTGGGCAATGATACTGATCCCTACGCGCTATTTACCGTATACCAGGCCCCTGTTCAGTTTAACGGCCAGTCGATGATTGGCGTGGACCCCACCAAACGGAACCCCAACCTGCTTCCGGAAAAAAGTACGGAAGCAGAAGCCGGTATCGAGCTCAAAATGCTGAATAACCGGTTGGGGGTCGATTTTACTTATTACGACCGCACCACCCGGAACCAGATCCTGTCGATACCCGTATCGCCCACCACTGGTTTCGGGTATTCAATAATCAATCTGGGAAAGATCAATAACAAAGGGATCGAACTACGTGTGGAAGGGACGCCCTTACAGACAAAGGGCGGTTTTACCTGGAACATTGCCGTAAACTTTTCAAAAAACAAAAACAAAGTACTGGACCTGGCGCAGAACGGAACAGAAATTACGGACCGGGTCGTGATCGGGGCCGAGCGGCGGCTTACACCTGCCGTTTCCCTGGTAGCTGTAAAAGGACAGCCCCTGGGCATGTTGTACGGGTTCGATTATGCCTACGATAACCAGGGCCGCAAGATCATTGACTCGGCGGGCACCTACCGGTTAACCGGTTCCAGTGTTCCGTTGGGGAGCGTATATCCCGATTTTGTAGGCGGCGTTTCCAATTCCTTTTCCTATAAGAACGTTTCCTTAAGAGCGCTTATTGACTTCAGTAAGGGCGGCAGGTTCTTCTCTTATACCAATATGTATGGCAAATATTCCGGGCTGCTGGAAGAAACCGTAGAAAATGGTATCCGGGAGAAAGGCATTGATGTATCGGGTGTATTGCAAAACGAAGATGGCAGTTTTACGCCCTATACGGTAAACGTACCAGCAAAGGATTATTTCCAGAATAACTTTGGGCGCAATAACAATGTACACAGCGCCAATGTATATGACGCCAGCTATATTTACCTGAGGGAGGTTACGCTTGGATATAAACTGCCGGACAGGTGGGCAGAGAAAATCAATTCCAGTAATATCACCCTGTCGCTTTACGGCCGTAATCTCTGGCTGATCAAATCCAATGCTCCCAATGTAGATCCTTCCAATATTGCCAATGGTTCCGGAAATATCCAGGGGCTGGAAGGCGGGGCGCTTCCCTCTGTACGTTCCTTTGGTTTGAATTTAAATATCGGATTTTAA